One segment of Streptomyces sp. NBC_01463 DNA contains the following:
- a CDS encoding VOC family protein, giving the protein MSTIKQLQVTFDCAEPARLAAFWCEVLGYVVPTVPDGFATWEEYHHSLPPEDEVYFACADPSGVGPRVLFQRVPEGKVVKNRVHLDVRVGTGLVGDERLATLETECARLMALGAKHVLTQRADGVNESCITMQDIEGNEFCLA; this is encoded by the coding sequence ATGTCCACGATCAAGCAGCTCCAAGTGACCTTCGACTGCGCGGAACCTGCGCGCCTCGCCGCTTTCTGGTGCGAGGTGCTGGGATACGTCGTACCGACAGTCCCGGACGGATTTGCCACGTGGGAGGAGTACCACCACTCGCTGCCGCCTGAGGACGAGGTCTACTTCGCGTGCGCTGATCCCTCAGGTGTGGGCCCGCGCGTGCTTTTCCAGCGGGTTCCCGAAGGCAAGGTCGTCAAGAACCGGGTGCATCTTGATGTGCGGGTCGGCACAGGGCTCGTGGGTGACGAGCGCCTGGCCACACTCGAGACTGAATGCGCACGGCTGATGGCGCTCGGCGCAAAACACGTGCTGACGCAGCGCGCCGATGGCGTCAACGAGTCCTGCATCACGATGCAGGACATCGAGGGCAATGAGTTCTGCCTTGCCTGA
- a CDS encoding TetR/AcrR family transcriptional regulator C-terminal domain-containing protein gives MTTRARRTERRNQVLTREQIIEAAIALLDAGGERALTVRALSERLSTGSGAIAYHVGKRDELLDAAMESLVMAALTATPAGTGTSPQEEIRGVALALFDAIAAHEWLATRLTLQIVRNPTGPVTLGIFERIGGQVSALGVPEDRWFVAASTLVHYILGAISQNAHIEGDTSDLDADVDRADFFGATSSAWQELPAAHYPFLNAVAGQIREHDDREQFLTGIAVVLDGLTRLR, from the coding sequence ATGACAACGCGAGCACGCCGCACCGAGCGGCGTAATCAGGTGCTCACCAGGGAGCAGATCATCGAGGCCGCGATCGCGCTGCTCGATGCGGGCGGGGAGCGCGCGCTGACCGTCCGGGCTCTCAGCGAGCGGCTGTCCACCGGCTCCGGGGCGATCGCCTATCACGTGGGCAAACGGGACGAGTTGCTGGACGCGGCGATGGAATCGCTCGTCATGGCCGCTCTGACCGCCACGCCCGCCGGGACGGGCACTTCCCCGCAGGAGGAGATTCGCGGTGTGGCGCTGGCTCTGTTCGACGCGATCGCCGCGCACGAGTGGCTCGCCACGCGGCTGACACTGCAGATCGTGCGCAACCCGACGGGCCCGGTCACCTTGGGGATCTTCGAGCGGATCGGCGGTCAGGTGAGCGCGCTCGGCGTGCCAGAGGATCGTTGGTTCGTCGCGGCCTCCACGCTCGTGCACTACATCCTCGGCGCGATCAGCCAGAACGCGCACATCGAGGGCGACACGTCGGACCTCGACGCCGACGTGGACCGCGCGGACTTCTTCGGCGCGACGTCGTCGGCCTGGCAGGAACTCCCGGCCGCTCACTACCCGTTCCTGAACGCCGTCGCCGGCCAGATACGAGAACACGACGACCGCGAGCAGTTCCTCACCGGTATCGCCGTCGTCCTCGATGGCCTGACCCGGCTGCGCTGA
- a CDS encoding FAD-dependent monooxygenase — translation MHDVIVAGAGPVGLFVAGELALAGCSVLVLEQDPDARPSLKALPLGLRGLNAGSVETFYRRGLLDAMAKASGVPVERVGASSDVVDVPDPRELSHFAGMPLSAADVETAALAYRLPSPAMEGFMTSLEAVTEVLAEQALSLGVEIVRGAAVTAVSQDDDELAVTAGGQHYPARWLVGCDGGRSTVRRLAGFDFVGTEPLFTGYVAQVTFADPDQLPLGFNLTDNGMYLRTPLEGHLGMMDFDGGTFDRSKPLTRDHLQSVLRRISGTNVILDEVHLASSFTDRAMQTTAYRIGRVLLAGDAAHIHSPLGGQGLNLGIGDAMNLGWKLAATIRGIAPDWLLDTYTHERHPVGAGILDWSRAQVATMKPGPAAPALRALVHDLMRTPDGTTLVYRRTSGLFHHYDLGSGHPLAGRSAPDFCFEDGTRLGDLLHQGQGVLLDFTADHELKEAAQAWRGRLHYAAGPARNRLGLTAVLVRPDGVVAWAGDDRDTFEQAAAQWFAAPAN, via the coding sequence ATGCATGACGTCATCGTTGCGGGCGCCGGCCCGGTCGGCCTGTTCGTGGCAGGGGAGCTGGCCTTGGCCGGCTGCTCCGTTCTGGTCCTCGAACAGGACCCGGACGCCCGTCCGTCGCTGAAGGCGCTTCCGCTCGGACTGCGCGGACTCAATGCCGGATCGGTCGAGACGTTCTACCGACGCGGGCTGCTGGACGCGATGGCGAAGGCTTCCGGCGTCCCGGTGGAACGGGTCGGCGCGAGCTCCGATGTAGTCGACGTTCCCGATCCCCGCGAGTTGAGCCACTTCGCCGGCATGCCCCTCAGTGCGGCCGACGTCGAGACCGCGGCCCTCGCCTACCGCCTGCCCAGTCCGGCCATGGAAGGCTTCATGACGAGCCTGGAAGCGGTCACCGAGGTGCTGGCCGAGCAGGCTCTCTCACTCGGCGTGGAGATCGTCCGGGGCGCCGCAGTCACCGCGGTGAGCCAGGACGACGACGAGTTGGCCGTCACGGCGGGCGGACAGCACTATCCCGCGCGCTGGCTGGTGGGATGCGACGGTGGGCGCAGCACGGTGCGGCGCCTGGCCGGCTTCGACTTCGTCGGGACCGAGCCGCTGTTCACCGGTTACGTCGCCCAGGTGACCTTCGCCGACCCTGACCAGCTGCCGCTCGGGTTCAACCTCACCGACAACGGCATGTATCTGCGTACGCCGCTGGAAGGCCACCTGGGCATGATGGACTTCGACGGCGGCACCTTCGACCGCTCCAAGCCGCTGACCCGCGACCATCTGCAGTCCGTGCTGCGCCGCATCTCCGGCACGAACGTCATACTGGACGAGGTCCACCTGGCCTCCAGCTTCACCGACCGCGCCATGCAGACGACGGCCTACCGAATAGGCCGCGTGCTGCTCGCCGGCGACGCCGCGCACATCCACTCGCCGCTGGGCGGCCAGGGCCTGAACCTGGGCATCGGCGACGCGATGAACCTCGGCTGGAAGCTCGCCGCCACCATCCGCGGCATCGCTCCCGACTGGCTGCTCGACACCTACACCCACGAGCGCCACCCCGTCGGCGCCGGCATTCTCGACTGGTCACGCGCGCAGGTGGCGACCATGAAGCCGGGCCCCGCCGCCCCCGCCCTGCGTGCCCTGGTCCACGACCTCATGCGCACCCCGGACGGTACGACCCTGGTGTACCGCCGCACCTCGGGCTTGTTCCACCACTACGACCTGGGCAGCGGGCACCCGCTCGCCGGCCGCAGCGCCCCGGACTTCTGCTTCGAGGACGGCACCCGCCTCGGTGATCTGCTGCACCAGGGCCAGGGCGTTCTGCTCGACTTCACCGCCGACCACGAACTCAAGGAGGCGGCCCAGGCGTGGCGGGGCCGCCTCCACTATGCCGCCGGTCCGGCGCGCAACCGCCTCGGCCTGACGGCCGTACTCGTCCGGCCGGATGGAGTCGTCGCATGGGCCGGGGACGACCGTGACACCTTCGAGCAGGCCGCCGCCCAGTGGTTTGCTGCACCGGCGAACTGA
- a CDS encoding FAD-dependent monooxygenase, producing MTKKTVLISGAGVAGAALGHFLHADGYQVTVVERASGLRRSGYAVDFRGGAFDVLDELGVLDEVRSLDTAMRGTTLVDADGVEIGRLPAEMFAGELEVPKPELTRILHRLTESELTYVFGDSVTSLTQYDDGVAVAFEHGEPRSFDLVVGADGLFSKVRQLAFGPHDQALRHLGMSGVGFTADNILGLDHRGVLQSGDSTAVYAVSAADPGRMSVSLSFATDAPVLDRRSRSEQEHALREAFGGAGWVVPELLKAMTAADDFYFSSSAQVHLGAWSTGRIVLVGDAGYCAAPTAGMGTSQALIGARTLARHLAATEGDYAAAFAAYEAELRGYVTENQIIGQEGAAAFGGSSQ from the coding sequence ATGACAAAGAAGACGGTCCTCATCTCAGGTGCCGGTGTGGCGGGTGCCGCCCTCGGACACTTCCTCCACGCTGACGGCTACCAGGTCACCGTCGTCGAACGCGCTTCCGGCCTTCGCAGAAGCGGCTACGCCGTCGACTTCCGCGGCGGCGCCTTCGACGTCCTGGACGAACTCGGTGTGCTGGACGAGGTCCGCAGCCTCGACACCGCGATGCGCGGCACCACACTCGTCGACGCGGACGGAGTGGAGATCGGCCGGCTCCCTGCCGAGATGTTCGCCGGGGAACTGGAGGTGCCCAAGCCGGAGTTGACGAGGATCCTGCACCGTCTGACCGAGTCGGAGCTCACTTACGTCTTCGGCGACTCCGTCACCTCGCTCACCCAGTACGACGACGGTGTCGCGGTCGCGTTCGAACACGGCGAGCCCCGGTCCTTCGACTTGGTGGTCGGCGCGGACGGGCTCTTCTCCAAGGTGCGCCAACTGGCCTTTGGCCCGCATGATCAGGCCTTGCGCCACCTGGGCATGTCGGGCGTCGGGTTCACGGCCGACAACATTCTCGGACTCGATCACAGGGGGGTGCTGCAAAGTGGCGACAGCACCGCGGTCTACGCCGTCAGCGCCGCCGATCCCGGCCGGATGTCGGTCAGCCTGTCGTTCGCAACCGACGCACCTGTCCTGGACCGCCGGTCGCGGAGCGAACAGGAGCACGCGCTGCGGGAGGCGTTCGGCGGTGCCGGCTGGGTCGTACCCGAACTACTGAAGGCGATGACAGCCGCCGACGACTTCTACTTCTCCTCCTCCGCCCAGGTCCACCTGGGCGCCTGGTCGACGGGCCGGATCGTCCTCGTGGGTGACGCCGGATACTGCGCCGCACCGACCGCCGGGATGGGCACCTCACAAGCCCTGATCGGGGCCCGTACCCTGGCCCGTCACCTGGCCGCGACCGAAGGCGACTACGCCGCCGCGTTCGCTGCCTACGAGGCCGAGCTCCGCGGATATGTGACGGAGAATCAGATCATAGGGCAGGAAGGTGCTGCCGCCTTCGGTGGCAGCAGCCAGTAA
- a CDS encoding TetR/AcrR family transcriptional regulator: MGNKQDLLDGAKQCLIERGWARTTVRDIAAAAGVSHAAIGYHFGSREALLTQALVEAVDELDATLATNPGTPDPQERWQALIDSFTTHRALWVAQLEAVVQAERSPTVREHLAEGQRRARDGLGGSVPLALLGGLMLQWLVDPDHAPTGAQVIAGLRDLTPPPLGDA; the protein is encoded by the coding sequence ATGGGAAACAAACAGGACCTGCTCGATGGCGCCAAACAGTGCCTGATCGAGCGCGGCTGGGCACGAACCACAGTCCGTGACATCGCCGCCGCCGCCGGCGTAAGCCACGCGGCCATCGGCTACCACTTCGGCTCACGCGAAGCACTGCTCACGCAAGCCCTGGTGGAGGCGGTCGACGAACTCGACGCAACCCTGGCCACCAACCCGGGCACGCCCGACCCGCAGGAACGCTGGCAGGCCCTGATCGACAGCTTCACCACCCACCGGGCACTCTGGGTCGCCCAATTGGAAGCCGTCGTCCAGGCCGAACGCTCCCCGACAGTGCGCGAGCACCTCGCAGAGGGCCAACGACGGGCACGCGACGGCCTCGGCGGATCAGTCCCCCTCGCACTCCTCGGCGGCCTCATGCTTCAGTGGCTGGTCGACCCCGACCATGCCCCCACCGGCGCACAAGTCATCGCCGGCCTCCGCGACCTCACCCCGCCCCCACTCGGTGACGCGTGA
- a CDS encoding transposase family protein: protein MHYRTDLSLRQLAPHFGIAPATARRAIQCPQPLLATELSSQPVADVERLRILDGTRVQVHDRTVAAPSSDCPQRTCKS, encoded by the coding sequence ATGCACTACCGCACCGACCTCAGCTTGCGGCAGCTCGCCCCGCACTTCGGAATTGCCCCGGCCACCGCCCGCCGGGCCATTCAGTGCCCGCAGCCACTCCTCGCGACCGAGCTGTCTTCGCAGCCCGTCGCGGATGTCGAACGGTTGCGGATCCTTGACGGAACCCGGGTACAGGTCCACGACCGCACGGTCGCCGCACCCTCCAGTGACTGTCCTCAGCGAACGTGCAAGTCATGA
- a CDS encoding helix-turn-helix domain-containing protein, with protein MRSHRVVVLALDGVYPFELGIPSRVFGAAHGRYEVLTCTVDGRPVRSNADFSVAVDNGPQVLSTADTVVIPPVDPSLITKELPEAVSAALACVRPGARIVSICTGAFVLAAAGLLGGRPATTHWRLAAVFREWFPEVALDPDVLYVDDGDILTSAGAASGVDVCLHLVRKDHGSKVANEVARLCVVPPWRDGGQAQYIDHPVPEASANGTSATRQWSLEHLREPLTVAELAAHAGMSERTFARRFHDEVGMSPGRWLIQQRVDRARHLLESSDLSVDEIAGQAGFGTATSLRQHLHASVGVAPLVYRRTFQGSR; from the coding sequence ATGCGTTCCCATCGTGTCGTCGTTCTGGCCCTGGACGGGGTCTATCCGTTCGAGTTGGGCATTCCGAGCCGCGTCTTCGGTGCGGCGCACGGCCGCTACGAGGTTCTGACCTGCACGGTCGACGGACGGCCGGTGCGGAGCAACGCCGACTTCTCGGTCGCCGTGGACAACGGGCCGCAGGTCCTCTCCACGGCGGACACCGTGGTGATTCCACCGGTCGACCCCTCCCTCATTACGAAGGAACTCCCCGAGGCCGTTTCCGCCGCCCTGGCGTGCGTGCGGCCGGGTGCCCGCATCGTGTCCATCTGCACCGGTGCGTTCGTCCTGGCTGCCGCAGGGCTTCTGGGCGGCCGCCCGGCCACCACTCACTGGCGCCTCGCAGCCGTCTTCCGCGAATGGTTCCCCGAAGTGGCGCTGGATCCGGACGTCCTGTACGTCGACGACGGCGACATCCTGACCTCCGCGGGAGCGGCCTCGGGCGTGGACGTGTGCCTGCACCTCGTACGCAAGGACCACGGAAGCAAGGTGGCCAACGAGGTGGCACGCCTCTGCGTGGTGCCGCCGTGGCGGGACGGCGGGCAGGCCCAGTACATCGATCATCCGGTGCCCGAGGCGTCCGCGAACGGGACGTCCGCCACCCGGCAGTGGTCCCTCGAACACCTCCGCGAGCCTTTGACTGTGGCCGAACTGGCCGCGCATGCCGGAATGAGCGAGCGCACCTTCGCCCGCCGTTTCCACGACGAGGTCGGCATGAGCCCCGGCCGGTGGCTGATCCAGCAACGGGTCGACCGGGCCCGGCACCTGCTCGAATCCAGTGACCTTTCGGTGGACGAGATCGCCGGTCAGGCGGGTTTCGGTACGGCGACATCGCTGCGACAGCACCTTCATGCGTCCGTCGGGGTCGCCCCCCTTGTCTACCGCCGCACCTTCCAAGGGAGCCGATAG
- a CDS encoding NADP-dependent oxidoreductase, which yields MRAISQDKHGGPEVLGEARVPRPTPGPSEILVSVRAAGLNPTDWKHRAGGLFVNRLPLILGWDVSGVVEAVGFGVTLFEPGDEVFGMLPYPHGVGSHAEYVTGPARAFVRKPAGIDHVQAGALPLAALTAYQALVDTADVQPGQRVLVHAAAGGVGHLAVQIAKARGAYVIGTASAAKHDFLRELGADETIDYRSVDFTETVSDVDVVLDPLAGETRARSLNVLRRGGILVSLLPAAAPKEEAGAAALLGVRVKTLLVEADHAGMKAIADLARTGRLRAHIEATFPLSEAPKAHTLGETNRTKGKIVLVLEGHDTL from the coding sequence ATGCGCGCCATCAGCCAGGACAAACACGGCGGTCCCGAGGTCCTCGGGGAAGCCCGCGTTCCCCGCCCGACCCCCGGGCCGAGCGAGATCCTCGTCTCCGTCCGTGCGGCCGGCCTCAACCCCACGGACTGGAAGCACCGGGCGGGCGGTCTGTTCGTCAACAGGCTCCCGCTGATCCTCGGATGGGACGTCTCCGGCGTTGTGGAGGCGGTCGGCTTCGGCGTGACCCTCTTCGAACCGGGCGACGAGGTATTCGGCATGCTCCCCTACCCCCACGGGGTCGGCTCGCATGCCGAATACGTGACAGGTCCCGCCCGCGCGTTCGTGCGCAAGCCCGCCGGCATCGACCACGTGCAGGCCGGAGCCCTCCCTCTCGCAGCGCTCACCGCCTACCAAGCGCTCGTCGACACCGCCGACGTCCAGCCCGGACAGCGTGTCCTCGTCCATGCGGCCGCCGGCGGGGTGGGCCACCTCGCCGTACAGATCGCCAAAGCCCGCGGAGCGTACGTGATCGGCACCGCCAGCGCCGCCAAGCACGACTTCCTGCGCGAACTCGGCGCGGACGAAACGATCGACTACCGCAGCGTGGACTTCACCGAGACCGTCAGCGACGTCGACGTCGTGCTGGACCCGCTCGCCGGGGAGACCCGCGCCCGCTCGCTCAACGTCCTGCGCCGCGGCGGCATCCTCGTCTCACTCCTGCCCGCGGCCGCACCGAAGGAAGAAGCAGGAGCAGCCGCCCTGCTCGGCGTCCGAGTCAAAACCCTCTTGGTCGAAGCCGACCACGCGGGCATGAAGGCAATCGCCGACCTCGCCCGGACCGGCCGGCTCCGCGCCCACATCGAGGCAACCTTCCCGCTTTCCGAGGCCCCCAAGGCACACACCCTGGGCGAGACAAACCGCACCAAAGGCAAAATCGTCCTGGTCCTCGAGGGCCACGACACACTGTGA
- a CDS encoding STAS domain-containing protein, with translation MREPSSGASEEGGPVLEPVGDGVVLVRVRGSLDGWAGSAELVEALTEVAGGGGRRTVVDLSGVDFADSAGLHALLHGQRKHDKAGVSLVVAGPLSAKVRRLFEVTGTFDAFRFADDVDEAITE, from the coding sequence ATGCGAGAGCCCTCATCGGGTGCGTCCGAAGAAGGGGGTCCGGTCCTGGAGCCCGTCGGCGACGGTGTCGTGCTGGTTCGGGTCCGGGGCAGTCTGGACGGCTGGGCGGGCTCCGCCGAGTTGGTTGAGGCACTGACGGAGGTGGCCGGGGGTGGAGGGCGGCGGACCGTGGTGGATCTGTCCGGCGTGGACTTCGCCGACTCGGCCGGTCTGCACGCCCTGTTGCACGGCCAGCGCAAGCACGACAAGGCGGGGGTGAGTCTGGTGGTGGCCGGTCCGCTGAGCGCGAAGGTGCGCCGCCTGTTCGAGGTCACCGGCACCTTTGACGCCTTCCGCTTCGCGGACGATGTCGACGAGGCGATCACTGAATGA
- a CDS encoding ATP-binding protein produces MAERGTSPAGGLDESVTTPVPANAAEARDAVMRLLTSQFCGLVNEGLAADVVVADALLVTSELVTNAVRHGGGLTGFAAELTDEGLRLSVADASPDLPVPVDTDAETSCVGRIGGYGWALVRRLAKQVSVTVHPGGKSIVALISLT; encoded by the coding sequence ATGGCGGAGCGCGGTACGAGTCCGGCCGGTGGGCTGGATGAGTCCGTTACTACTCCTGTTCCGGCGAATGCGGCCGAGGCGCGTGACGCCGTCATGCGGCTCCTGACGTCACAGTTCTGCGGGCTCGTCAACGAAGGATTGGCAGCCGACGTGGTCGTGGCCGACGCGCTGCTCGTCACGTCGGAACTGGTGACCAACGCCGTCCGGCACGGCGGCGGACTCACCGGATTCGCAGCCGAACTCACTGACGAGGGACTCCGCCTCTCGGTCGCGGATGCCAGCCCTGACCTGCCCGTCCCCGTCGATACCGATGCCGAGACTTCCTGTGTCGGCCGCATCGGGGGCTACGGCTGGGCCCTGGTGCGTCGGCTAGCCAAGCAGGTGTCCGTCACCGTCCACCCCGGCGGCAAGAGCATCGTCGCCCTGATCTCCCTTACATGA
- a CDS encoding SigB/SigF/SigG family RNA polymerase sigma factor produces the protein MAVKTSTSAGVDIVAALDLPAVGDPSQVAPKDARAVGRVFFDRLQNLEEGTHEYQYVRNSLIEMNLSLVQFAASRYKNRGGGDMEDVIQVGTIGLIKAIDRFELTREVEFTSFAIPYIVGEIKRFFRDTSWAVHVPRRLQELRVNLAKAREHLATELGRDAGVAELAQYMEISEDDVIEGMIASNGYTAGSLDMPMDSADEGLDQNSRNYADLIGGRDPDIELFENLNTLAPLLREQLDDRERTLLRMRFGQEMTQSSIGEELGISQMHVSRLLNKTLAKLRTGMLTD, from the coding sequence GTGGCCGTCAAGACTTCCACTTCAGCAGGTGTCGACATCGTCGCGGCCTTGGACCTGCCCGCCGTGGGGGATCCCTCCCAGGTGGCGCCGAAGGACGCGCGGGCCGTTGGCCGGGTCTTCTTCGACCGGCTGCAGAACCTCGAAGAGGGCACGCACGAGTACCAGTACGTGCGCAACAGCCTGATCGAGATGAATCTGTCGTTGGTGCAGTTCGCCGCGAGCCGCTACAAAAACCGCGGCGGCGGCGACATGGAGGACGTCATCCAGGTCGGCACGATCGGTCTGATCAAGGCCATCGACCGATTCGAGCTGACCCGCGAGGTCGAGTTCACCTCCTTCGCGATCCCCTACATCGTGGGCGAGATAAAGAGGTTCTTCCGCGACACCAGCTGGGCCGTGCACGTGCCGCGCCGCCTCCAGGAACTGCGGGTCAACCTGGCCAAGGCGCGCGAGCACCTGGCGACCGAACTCGGCCGGGACGCCGGTGTCGCCGAACTCGCCCAGTACATGGAGATCAGCGAGGACGACGTCATCGAGGGCATGATCGCTTCCAACGGCTACACCGCGGGTTCCCTGGACATGCCGATGGACAGCGCGGACGAGGGGCTGGACCAGAACAGCCGCAACTACGCGGACCTGATCGGTGGCCGCGACCCGGACATCGAACTGTTCGAGAACCTCAACACCCTGGCACCTCTGCTGCGCGAGCAGTTGGACGACCGTGAACGCACTCTGCTCCGTATGCGCTTCGGTCAGGAGATGACCCAGTCCAGCATCGGGGAGGAGCTCGGCATCTCCCAGATGCACGTCTCCCGCCTTCTCAACAAGACCCTCGCGAAACTCCGTACCGGCATGCTCACCGACTGA
- a CDS encoding transposase: MGQSPAWPWRQLIDGIRFRVRTGVPRRDVPGEYGPWGRIYDLFRRWQRDGTWHQILTRPMWMGTRRRLYWRTRRPGAAVYLSEGRPTWRERGW; encoded by the coding sequence GTGGGGCAGTCGCCGGCGTGGCCTTGGAGGCAGCTGATCGACGGCATACGGTTCCGGGTCCGGACCGGTGTGCCGCGGCGGGACGTGCCCGGCGAATACGGGCCGTGGGGACGGATCTACGACCTGTTCCGCCGGTGGCAGCGGGACGGCACCTGGCACCAGATCCTCACCCGACCAATGTGGATGGGAACGCGCCGCCGACTGTACTGGCGCACGCGCCGGCCGGGGGCGGCCGTCTACCTCAGTGAGGGACGGCCGACGTGGCGGGAGCGGGGGTGGTGA
- a CDS encoding MarR family transcriptional regulator, with protein sequence MGQRSDDAAVLARLRTVTMWLSRQMREPSAVATSITPSRHSTLWSVDKFGPLRMTDLARLEKISKSSVTRIVSNLAADGLVEVTSDVNDGRSTLVGMTPEGTRVLAATSERTDTFFLSRLADFSEAERVMLDAAVMLLERLAAPADGLSAED encoded by the coding sequence ATGGGCCAGAGGTCCGACGACGCGGCGGTCCTGGCGCGGTTGCGCACGGTCACGATGTGGCTGTCTCGGCAGATGCGTGAGCCTTCCGCTGTCGCAACGTCCATTACGCCGTCGCGGCATTCCACTCTGTGGTCGGTCGACAAGTTCGGGCCGCTGCGGATGACGGACCTCGCGCGTCTGGAGAAGATCAGTAAGTCCTCGGTCACACGCATCGTGAGCAACCTGGCGGCGGACGGGCTCGTCGAAGTCACATCGGACGTGAACGACGGCCGGTCCACTCTGGTCGGAATGACACCGGAAGGTACCCGGGTCCTCGCCGCGACTTCGGAACGGACCGACACGTTTTTCCTGTCACGGCTGGCCGACTTCTCCGAGGCGGAGAGGGTCATGCTTGACGCTGCCGTGATGCTGCTGGAACGCCTGGCCGCTCCTGCTGATGGGCTGTCGGCGGAGGACTGA
- a CDS encoding YfbM family protein, producing the protein MAVTQQLARVTTEYLNFCRQASQASPDANPEWNPPRADWIDLGWSPESLRRLCQLARVGPAAVAALERSTYGDALVDVSYLDHDDAVGTFGPPPRALAPAAVAEIAATLAAVGWEATIAALPADGQEAAAVLGIDITGDPRPYLTRHFEALRTFYQQAAERRLTVVLWWD; encoded by the coding sequence ATGGCAGTGACGCAGCAGCTCGCACGAGTGACGACGGAGTACTTGAACTTCTGCCGACAGGCATCACAAGCCTCCCCGGACGCCAACCCCGAGTGGAACCCGCCAAGGGCAGACTGGATCGACCTCGGCTGGTCGCCCGAGTCCCTCCGGCGGCTCTGCCAACTGGCCCGGGTCGGACCGGCGGCAGTTGCGGCACTCGAACGATCCACCTACGGCGATGCGCTGGTCGATGTCTCCTACCTCGACCACGACGACGCCGTTGGCACCTTCGGTCCTCCGCCCAGAGCCCTTGCGCCCGCCGCAGTAGCGGAGATCGCCGCCACGCTCGCTGCGGTCGGCTGGGAGGCCACCATCGCGGCGCTTCCGGCGGACGGCCAAGAAGCGGCAGCTGTCCTGGGAATAGACATCACTGGCGACCCTCGCCCGTACCTCACTCGCCACTTCGAGGCACTCCGTACCTTCTACCAGCAGGCCGCTGAACGGCGGCTCACCGTCGTCCTGTGGTGGGACTGA